Genomic DNA from Alphaproteobacteria bacterium PA2:
CGCAGCGGCATTCAGCCCAATTGCTATTCGTCGGTGCTGCTCACCTCGGGGCATACGGCGCAGAACGCCGTGATTGAGGCCCGCGATTGCGGCGCCCATTTCATCATAGCCAAACCGCTGACGCCACTTGTCGTCCTTGAGCGGATTATCTGGATCTCGAAAGAAGGGCGGAAGTTCCTGGAGTGCGACACCTATGTCGGTCCGGATCGCCGCTTCAAGAATGACGGCGTGCCCCTGGGGACAGAGGGACGCCGCAAGGATGACCTGCCGCCTGAAGTTGGCGAGGCGACAATGCCAAATATGGAGCAGGATGTGATCGACAGTATGGTCAAGGCCAGGAAGGTTTCCCTATGAGCGGCGTCGTCAGATTTCACGTCCCTGAAAACCGTCTCGGCAAGCTTATCCGGGCGGCGGGCGGCAAGGCGGTGGTCAATGCCGTCAAGGATGCCGCCGAGGGTATCGAGAGCCTGCGCGGGGACTTCCTGTCAGAGCTCACCGAGATTCTCAGCAAGGCTGAAACCATGGCAGGCGCGGTCAAGGGCGCTGACGACAAGGAGGGTACCGACGCCCTCTATGGCCTGATCAGCAATGCCATTGGCGTTCCCTCAGCTTGTGGCATGACGTCGCTGGACGAAATGCTGATCAGCCTCGCGGACCTGATTGACCATTTCAAGACCCACAGCATGTGGGACAAGCAGGCGATCACCATT
This window encodes:
- a CDS encoding two-component system response regulator codes for the protein MGINPDSKAKFNLQHATVLLLDENPLSMNILVQILTGFGAKQLTRCSDQATAEAAVIKTQFDLMIVDSTGPSQTGIKFVNWLRRSGIQPNCYSSVLLTSGHTAQNAVIEARDCGAHFIIAKPLTPLVVLERIIWISKEGRKFLECDTYVGPDRRFKNDGVPLGTEGRRKDDLPPEVGEATMPNMEQDVIDSMVKARKVSL